GGGTATGGCGCAACGTGCAGGACGATCCGCAGGGATCGCAGACGCAGGCAGGCGCTCCGTCGTTCGACGTTGCCTACGCAGATACCCGGCGCTGGGTGCGTGAAGAACTCGTCGATTACATCGTGCCGCAGATCTATTGGCCGTTTGCGCGCCAGATAGTGCGCTACGACACGATCGCGCGCTGGTGGGCCGACACCGTCGGCAGCGGCCGTGTCCACCTGTACATCGGCATGGCGTTGTACAAGGTAGGGATTGCGAATGCGCTGGAGCCGGACTGGACCATTGCCGGCGGTGTCCCGGAGATCGCCCGCCAACTGGATTTGAACGCAGCCCTGCCTCAGATACGTGGATGCATGCTGTTTCGCCAAGGGTTCATTGCCCAACCCCAGACCGGGCAGGTCATGGACTATCTGAAGCTGCGTTGGCAGGGGAGTTAGTCGGCGCTGATCACCCGGTTCTTGCCGGCCGCCTTGGAGTCGTACATGGCGCGGTCGGCGCGGCGGATCACCTCGTCCTGGGCTTCGTCGGTGCGGCGCATGGCCACGCCGCCGCTGAAGCTGACGAACACGCGCACGTCCTCATGCAGCAACGAGCGCTGTGCGAGCGCGCGCTGCAGGCGGATCACCGCGGCGCTGGCCTCGAAGATGGTCGAGTCCGGCAACAGCAACACGAATTCCTCGCCACCGAAGCGCGCAATCGCATCGGTGGTGCGCAGCACCGACTTGGCCACGTCCACGGTGTGGCGCAACGCGGCGTCGCCACCGGCATGCCCATGGGTCTCGTTGAGGCGGCGGAAGTCGTCCAGGTCCAGCATCGCCACGCACAGCGGTTGCCCGCTGCGCTGGGTGCGGGTGGCCTCGCGCTCGAACAGTTCTTCGAAGCCGCGCCGGTTGAGGGCGCCGGTGAGCTGGTCTTCGCGCACCAGCCCGGCGACGTCCTTGAGCTCCTGCTCCAGCGAGGCGATGCGGTGCTCGGCTTCTTCCACCTGGCGGCGCGCGGACAGTAGCTCGTCGCGCGCGGCCAGCGCCTGCGCCTGCACGCCGGCGGTGTCCTGCAACACGTCCTGCAGCAAGCGGTTGAGGTCGGGAATGCTGCGAGCGTCGCCGATCGCCTGCGAATAACCGGCAACGCGGTCGTGGTATTCGCCTGTGCTGGTGGCCATGCCGTCGAGCCGGTCGACGAAGGACACCATCATCTCGCGCATGGCGGTCTTGGAGTCGGCAATGCCCTGCTTGAGCAGGCCTTGCTTGTAGATCACCTCGCGCAGGGTGCCGCGCGCCTGTTCGATCGAACCCACGTCCATCGGCCCGGCGATCAACTGCCGCACCACCGAGATCTGGCCCTGCAGCCAACTGCGATCGTCCAGGAGTTCGCCGACGTTTTCCAACAATAGGTCGAATAACCCCAGCAACAGGTTCTGTTGCTCGCTGGCATCTTCGGCGCGCAAGCCGATCTGGTGGCTGAGCTCGCGCAGCCGCTGTTCCAGGGTGATCAGTTCGTGGCCGGGTCGCCAGTGGCGCAGTGCCGAGGCCAGCGTCTGCGCTTCTTCGGCCAACTCCGGGCTGCGTTGCAGCAGCGTGGCCAGTGCATTGCCCAGCGCGTGCCGCAGCAGGTCGCGCAGCTGTTCGGCTTCGGTACGGCCTTCGGCCAGCGAATCGCCGGTATCGATGGTGCGGATGTATTTGTCGATCAGCTGGCGCAGGGCGCGCCCATACCCGGGCCAGTCGCCGGCGGCATACGCCGTACTCAGGCGTACGCCCATGTCGCCGAGCTCGCCATGCAGGCTGGCAATGCCTTCGGCAAAGGCCAGCAGCAAGGCTTCCGGGTGCGCGGCATGCGAAAACAGGCGGATCAGTAGCGCAGTGGCAGCGGCGGGGTCATGCGCGCCCGACTTGGCCTTGGCCGGCACCAGCTGATGTGCAGCCAATCCAGCGCCGTCGCGCTCGCCCAGCACGCTGGGCAAGGTAGCCGGGCGCGCGGTGCCGGCACCGCCCCATGGCAGCAGACGGCGCAGCCCGCCACGTGGGCGGTTGGGGTGTTCGGGCTGTTCTGCCATGCGCCAGGTCTCGAGGGTGAAGTACCAACGCCACGTTATCGGCGTTGGTGCAGGGCCCTTGAGCACGCGCGTGCGCGGTTTGCAGACGCGACCGCAGTAACGCCGACGGCCGTCACACGCAAGGGGCGGATTGCGCGCATCTGAACCAGTTACGCAGATGACGACAGCCACGGCAGCGGCTCCCGATTTCGGTGCAACGCAGACACCGCGCACCTATGTGGGGATGTCATCGCACTGCAATCTCACGCTTATGCCGAACGACGCAGCAGAACCACTGCAAGGGAATGTGTGCTGTCTTGGAAAGGTCAGCACGTGTTCACGCATCTTTTATTTAGACGGGGTGTAGATTCACTGACAAGGACGACGTGGAGTACGCGCGTTGGCCCCGCTCCTCTCTTCGTTGCAAGTCGTCTGGCCACGCAGGCAGGCGATGGTTTTTGCTTCTCTGTTTTTCCGTCTCCACCCACTTTACGACGGACGTTTAGATGGTTGCCATGATGCCGCTTCACGCCACTACCGCACGCCTAGAGCGCAGCACGATGATCCCGACTTCGCTCAAGAAGAGCGTGCGGCCGCGTGATGCGCGCGGCCGTTTCATCCGTCACCACGAGCGTCTGCCGGTTGCACTGGCCGATACGCGCGGTGCCTTGTTCGTGGTGTCGGAGATGGCGGACTTCATCAAGGCCGGCGGCCTGGGTGATGTGGCGGCGGCACTGCCGCGCGCATTGCGCCATCGCTACGACGTGCGCGTGTTGATCCCCGGCTACCGCGCGGTGCTGGCGCGCGCGGGCAAGGTGGAGATCGTGGGTCGTGTGCTGGCGCATGCCGCGCTGCCGGCCTGCGACATCGGCCGCATCGTGCAATCGGACGGCCTGCCGATCTACATCCTGCTGTCCAAGGAACTGTTCGAACGCGATGGCTCGCCGTATGTGAGCACCAGCGGTTCGGAGTTCGAAGACAACGCAATCCGCTTTGCCACCTTGTCGCACGCTGCCGCGCAGATCGCCGCCGGCCGTGCCGGGCTGGGCTGGCGGCCGCGCCTGCTGCATCTCAACGACTGGCCGTGTGCCCTGGCTGCCGCCTACGTGCGCTGGTCCGGCGGCACCACGCCGTGCCTGCTGACCATCCATAACCTGGCCTACCAGGGCCTGGTGCCGTATTCGATGGCCGCCGCACTGGGCATCCCGGCCGAGCGCGTCTCGGAGCTGGAGTTCTACGGGCAGATGTCGTTCCTGCGCGGTGGCATCGTGCATGCCGACCACGTCAACACGGTGAGCGTCAGCTACGCGCAGCAGATCACCGGCCCGGCGCAGGGCTGCGGGCTGGACCGCCTGCTGGCCGGCCGCGCCGCCAAGGGCGCGCTGAGCGGCATCGTCAACGGCATCGACGCCAGCTGGGACCCGCGCACCGACGAATACCTGGACAGCCATTTCAGCGTGAACCACTGGCAGGGCCGCC
The nucleotide sequence above comes from Xanthomonas campestris pv. campestris str. ATCC 33913. Encoded proteins:
- a CDS encoding GGDEF domain-containing protein, with the translated sequence MAEQPEHPNRPRGGLRRLLPWGGAGTARPATLPSVLGERDGAGLAAHQLVPAKAKSGAHDPAAATALLIRLFSHAAHPEALLLAFAEGIASLHGELGDMGVRLSTAYAAGDWPGYGRALRQLIDKYIRTIDTGDSLAEGRTEAEQLRDLLRHALGNALATLLQRSPELAEEAQTLASALRHWRPGHELITLEQRLRELSHQIGLRAEDASEQQNLLLGLFDLLLENVGELLDDRSWLQGQISVVRQLIAGPMDVGSIEQARGTLREVIYKQGLLKQGIADSKTAMREMMVSFVDRLDGMATSTGEYHDRVAGYSQAIGDARSIPDLNRLLQDVLQDTAGVQAQALAARDELLSARRQVEEAEHRIASLEQELKDVAGLVREDQLTGALNRRGFEELFEREATRTQRSGQPLCVAMLDLDDFRRLNETHGHAGGDAALRHTVDVAKSVLRTTDAIARFGGEEFVLLLPDSTIFEASAAVIRLQRALAQRSLLHEDVRVFVSFSGGVAMRRTDEAQDEVIRRADRAMYDSKAAGKNRVISAD
- the glgA gene encoding glycogen synthase GlgA, with product MVAMMPLHATTARLERSTMIPTSLKKSVRPRDARGRFIRHHERLPVALADTRGALFVVSEMADFIKAGGLGDVAAALPRALRHRYDVRVLIPGYRAVLARAGKVEIVGRVLAHAALPACDIGRIVQSDGLPIYILLSKELFERDGSPYVSTSGSEFEDNAIRFATLSHAAAQIAAGRAGLGWRPRLLHLNDWPCALAAAYVRWSGGTTPCLLTIHNLAYQGLVPYSMAAALGIPAERVSELEFYGQMSFLRGGIVHADHVNTVSVSYAQQITGPAQGCGLDRLLAGRAAKGALSGIVNGIDASWDPRTDEYLDSHFSVNHWQGRQANAAQVRKAFGLRESTGPLFAVVSRLVHQKGLDLICEVAPQIVAAGGQIAVIGGGEPEIEQQVAELTRRYPGQVGAFIGFEEGLARRMFAGADFLLMPSRFEPCGLSQMYAQRFGCLPIAHATGGLIDTVDDGVTGFLFQQASAEALRRCLERAFRTFRLPSLLSAMRRAAMLRPSGWDVAGKKYISLYERTAATAPAVATVS